In Dioscorea cayenensis subsp. rotundata cultivar TDr96_F1 chromosome 11, TDr96_F1_v2_PseudoChromosome.rev07_lg8_w22 25.fasta, whole genome shotgun sequence, a single genomic region encodes these proteins:
- the LOC120272476 gene encoding MOB kinase activator-like 1A translates to MSLFGLGRNQRTFRPKKSAPSGSKGAQLRRHIDATLGSGNLREAVRLPPGEDPNEWLAVNTVDFFNQVNLLYGTLTEFCTPESCPTMTAGPRYEYRWADGVQIKKPIEVSAPKYVEYLMDWIEAQLDDESIFPQRLGAPFPSNFREVVKTIFKRLFRVYAHIYHSHFQKIVSLKEEAHLNTCFKHFILFTNEFVLIDKKELAPLQELIESIIVPY, encoded by the exons AACCAACGGACATTTCGCCCAAAAAAGAGTGCACCATCTGGTAGTAAG GGAGCACAGCTGCGCAGGCACATTGATGCCACTTTGGGCAGTGGAAACCTGAGGGAAGCAGTTAGGCTTCCACCTGGAGAGGACCCCAACGAGTGGCTTGCTGTTAATA cTGTGGACTTCTTCAACCAAGTCAATCTGCTCTATGGCACACTCACAGAATTCTGCACACCTGAAAGTTGCCCTACAATGACTGCAGGACCAAG ATATGAGTATAGGTGGGCTGATGGAGTGCAAATAAAGAAGCCCATTGAAGTTTCTGCACCAAAATATGTTGAATATTTGATGGACTGGATTGAAGCTCAGCTTGATGATGAGTCCATCTTTCCTCAAAGACTTG GAGCCCCCTTTCCTTCAAATTTCAGAGAGGTTGTGAAGACGATTTTCAAACGTCTATTCCGTGTTTATGCCCATATATATCACTCACATTTTCAGAAGATTGTCAGCCTCAAGGAGGAAGCACACCTCAACACATGCTTCAAGCATTTTATTCTATTTACAAAT GAGTTTGTCTTGATCGACAAAAAGGAACTTGCTCCGCTTCAGGAGCTCATCGAATCCATTATCGTGCCTTATTAA